In one Brevibacillus choshinensis genomic region, the following are encoded:
- a CDS encoding class I SAM-dependent methyltransferase has protein sequence MNDRERLLEQSWITNAEAWTQSVRENRIESRKIATDQAILDEITRFQPRKVLDVGCGEGWLARAVSEQGIDVVGMDGSLELIQIAHSAGGAHFIHLNYSDLTKDPSRLGSDYDVIVCNFSLLSEDIRTILQSLASLLSANGVILIQTLHPFSAAQHDRYEDGWREESFNGMGEGYKSSMPWYYRTMGSWLNEVQADGHLKLLHCQEPINPTTGKPISLLITATKNTN, from the coding sequence ATGAATGATCGTGAACGTCTATTAGAGCAAAGCTGGATAACTAATGCCGAAGCGTGGACACAATCTGTCAGAGAAAATCGGATTGAAAGCAGGAAAATAGCAACGGATCAGGCGATATTAGATGAAATCACTCGCTTCCAGCCAAGAAAAGTCCTGGACGTCGGCTGTGGTGAGGGCTGGCTTGCCCGCGCGGTTAGTGAACAAGGAATTGATGTCGTGGGTATGGACGGAAGCCTGGAGCTCATCCAGATCGCTCATTCGGCAGGAGGAGCGCATTTTATTCACCTCAACTACTCGGATCTGACGAAAGATCCATCACGACTGGGTAGCGATTATGACGTCATTGTCTGCAATTTCTCCCTTCTCTCCGAAGATATCCGGACCATTCTACAATCGCTAGCATCCTTACTCTCCGCGAATGGAGTTATTCTCATCCAAACCCTGCATCCTTTTTCAGCAGCTCAGCACGATCGCTATGAAGATGGATGGAGAGAAGAATCCTTTAACGGAATGGGAGAAGGGTACAAATCCTCTATGCCCTGGTATTATCGTACGATGGGATCATGGCTGAACGAAGTGCAAGCAGATGGACACCTCAAGCTTCTTCATTGCCAGGAACCCATAAACCCGACTACCGGAAAACCCATCTCCTTACTGATCACAGCTACAAAGAATACCAACTAA
- a CDS encoding FHA domain-containing protein, with translation MDDSVYILIKKGDPDQLHKRKFMTKDSYTIGRKGTQFQPDIPFSSLYVSRKHAVLQKMGDQFAIADLHSKHGTEVNGTAIHDTPHLLRHGDHISLAKGAVELIFFAEANELDATREFSIPISTTSPELPGLVINLERREIRLDGKRLHLTGKDMDLLMLLYQRSNQAVSYEEIMVLIWPERLLGTEKIIPDVGRAEINALVYRLRKRLGRYGEKVTTIPRYGYMWEMEEGG, from the coding sequence TTGGACGACAGTGTCTATATATTGATTAAAAAAGGCGATCCGGATCAACTACACAAGAGAAAGTTTATGACCAAAGATTCGTATACGATTGGGCGAAAAGGGACTCAATTTCAACCAGATATCCCGTTTTCCAGCCTGTACGTATCCCGAAAGCATGCGGTTCTGCAAAAAATGGGTGATCAATTTGCGATCGCCGATTTGCATAGCAAGCACGGTACGGAAGTCAATGGAACAGCTATTCACGATACACCGCACTTACTGCGGCACGGTGACCATATCAGTCTGGCCAAAGGAGCAGTTGAGCTGATCTTTTTCGCAGAAGCGAACGAGCTGGATGCTACCCGAGAATTTTCGATTCCCATTTCCACTACGTCCCCTGAGCTGCCGGGTTTGGTCATCAACCTGGAAAGAAGAGAAATTCGCCTGGACGGCAAGCGACTTCATTTGACCGGCAAAGATATGGACCTCCTGATGCTTTTATACCAAAGGTCGAATCAGGCAGTCAGCTACGAAGAAATCATGGTACTCATCTGGCCGGAACGATTGCTCGGCACAGAAAAAATCATCCCCGATGTCGGCAGGGCAGAAATCAATGCGCTGGTATACCGACTCCGCAAGCGCCTGGGACGGTACGGAGAAAAAGTAACGACGATCCCGCGCTACGGCTACATGTGGGAAATGGAAGAAGGAGGCTAG
- a CDS encoding stalk domain-containing protein has product MKTRFWKLWLSLSICVSGMVGLSVPASAAPTSTTILLDGYPLAFPTPPVIVKGTTMVPFRAISEAMGVDVQWDGATQTITAVQTGGQEHKTVKMTLKNPQISVNDQLVTLAVAPYETKGSTLIPLRFFSEQFGAQVSWNDSTKTVSITSPARDLYSLAFYAISSYAQKDLISRFDSVAFGWSRIDKDGNLTLVGNDFYWPKAAGSTTPEMIIDEAKSAGTTPYLMVFAGDANNELTTLLKDRSLREKAIANILAIVQEKGLEGIVLDFEGLGMNGQATEIKQDYNEFVQLLSSQTKNLGVKLTLVLHPLNGAYQGYDYATLGSMADDLVIMAYAYENEKGPEPMNRVDQAIKLALAQVPKEKLILGISMGSENEQSVNQKIGLAKRHDLKGFALWRLGLISQPAMTNMQEAVNLQ; this is encoded by the coding sequence ATGAAAACACGATTTTGGAAGCTGTGGCTATCTCTTTCTATTTGCGTAAGTGGCATGGTCGGTCTTTCCGTTCCGGCATCCGCCGCTCCTACTTCCACTACGATTCTATTAGATGGCTATCCGCTCGCCTTTCCGACACCTCCTGTGATCGTAAAAGGCACGACGATGGTACCCTTCCGAGCCATCTCCGAAGCGATGGGCGTCGATGTACAGTGGGACGGAGCGACCCAGACGATTACCGCGGTTCAGACGGGTGGACAAGAACACAAAACGGTCAAAATGACCCTGAAAAACCCGCAGATCTCGGTCAATGATCAGCTGGTTACGCTAGCGGTTGCCCCGTATGAGACAAAGGGAAGCACCCTCATCCCACTCCGATTTTTCAGCGAGCAGTTCGGAGCACAAGTGAGCTGGAATGATTCGACCAAGACCGTCTCGATTACGTCACCTGCACGCGACCTCTACAGTCTGGCTTTCTACGCGATTTCTTCCTATGCTCAAAAGGACTTGATTTCGCGTTTTGACTCTGTCGCATTTGGCTGGAGCAGGATCGACAAAGACGGCAACCTGACGCTTGTAGGCAATGATTTCTACTGGCCAAAAGCAGCAGGCTCTACTACACCGGAAATGATCATCGATGAAGCCAAATCCGCTGGGACGACTCCTTATCTCATGGTCTTTGCAGGGGATGCCAACAACGAATTGACAACCTTGCTAAAAGACAGAAGCTTGCGGGAAAAGGCAATCGCCAATATCCTCGCAATTGTACAGGAAAAAGGACTCGAAGGTATTGTCCTAGATTTTGAAGGTCTGGGCATGAATGGTCAAGCGACAGAGATCAAGCAGGATTACAATGAGTTTGTCCAGCTCCTCTCCTCCCAGACGAAAAATCTCGGCGTCAAGCTGACACTGGTGCTCCATCCGCTAAATGGTGCCTACCAAGGCTATGATTATGCCACATTGGGCAGCATGGCTGATGATCTCGTCATCATGGCCTACGCTTACGAAAACGAAAAAGGACCCGAGCCGATGAACCGAGTCGATCAAGCCATTAAGCTGGCGCTGGCTCAAGTCCCTAAGGAAAAGCTGATCTTGGGCATCTCTATGGGCAGTGAAAACGAGCAGTCCGTCAATCAAAAGATCGGTCTCGCGAAACGCCACGATCTCAAGGGCTTTGCGTTGTGGAGACTTGGTTTGATTAGCCAGCCTGCGATGACGAATATGCAGGAAGCCGTGAATCTCCAGTAA
- a CDS encoding cupin domain-containing protein: MEKVNITQHFSQFQESWGPKIVGEMNGSAIKLEKLRGEFAWQQHDDKDELLFVVKGRLLMMYHERNIWVEAGEFIVIPKGVAYKLYVPNGECHVIAIDPNVHQAGLQCCS, translated from the coding sequence ATGGAAAAAGTAAACATCACGCAACATTTTTCTCAGTTTCAAGAATCGTGGGGTCCAAAAATCGTTGGCGAAATGAATGGATCTGCTATCAAACTGGAAAAGCTGCGAGGAGAATTTGCTTGGCAGCAGCACGACGACAAAGACGAGCTCTTGTTTGTGGTCAAAGGCAGACTGCTCATGATGTACCATGAACGTAATATATGGGTAGAAGCTGGAGAGTTTATCGTGATCCCAAAAGGAGTCGCGTATAAGCTGTATGTTCCAAATGGAGAATGTCATGTCATCGCGATCGATCCAAACGTACATCAAGCGGGGCTTCAATGCTGTTCATAG